A genomic stretch from Nymphalis io chromosome 25, ilAglIoxx1.1, whole genome shotgun sequence includes:
- the LOC126778174 gene encoding glutamyl-tRNA(Gln) amidotransferase subunit A, mitochondrial-like, with protein sequence MNKLTSYSIKEIHKSFRDKLLTPTSFIDLSIQRVKQTRDLNAFIVLTDEIAENHAIESEKRIYIEKKSLPLDGIAIAIKDNFCTKNIHTTCASNMLKKFVPTYNATVYSRLINSGACLIGKSNLDEFAMGSGTVDSIFGPTRNPWCNSEDWRISGGSSGGSAVAVATGACVAGIGSDTGGSTRNPAALCGVVGLKPTYGLVSRYGLIPLVNSMDVPGILARSIDDLTMILNCVAGPDKLDSTTIKKPFKPVKIDDNIDMSKIKIGIPSEYYCEGMSEDVLDVWRCVTDMLEKEKCQISRVSLPHTSVSIAVYSILNQCEVASNMARYDGLEYGLRAAEDYSTEELYASTRSEGFNNVVRSRIFAGNYFLLTRNYEKYFLKALKLRRLIADDFNQVFNGDNSVELLLTPTTLSEAPLYKDFTSTHNRDQCALQDYCTQPANMAGIPAISIPIRLSKNNMPLSIQLMGPSLCEEIMLNVAKKIESLVDFPNLKM encoded by the coding sequence atgaataaattaacgtCTTATAGTATAAAAGAAATTCACAAGTCGTTCCGTGATAAACTTTTAACACCAACAAGTTTTATTGATTTGTCTATTCAACGTGTAAAGCAGACGAGAGATTTAAAcgcttttattgttttaacgGATGAAATAGCCGAAAACCATGCAATTGAAAGTGAAAAACGGATATATATTGAAAAGAAAAGCTTACCCTTGGACGGCATTGCAATCGCTATAAAAGATAACTtttgtactaaaaatatacatacaacctGCGCTtcgaatatgttaaaaaaatttgtaCCCACATACAATGCAACAGTTTATTCTCGACTCATCAATTCTGGCGCGTGTCTTATTGGAAAATCGAATTTAGACGAATTTGCAATGGGTTCAGGTACCGTAGATTCAATTTTCGGTCCCACTCGCAATCCATGGTGTAACAGTGAAGATTGGAGAATATCAGGCGGTAGTTCAGGAGGCAGTGCTGTAGCTGTGGCAACTGGTGCTTGTGTAGCTGGCATAGGTTCTGACACAGGTGGATCAACTAGAAATCCTGCTGCTTTATGTGGAGTTGTTGGTCTTAAACCTACTTATGGCTTAGTTTCAAGATATGGACTTATACCTTTAGTTAATTCTATGGATGTGCCGGGTATTTTAGCAAGGAGCATTGACGATTTGACCATGATATTGAATTGTGTAGCTGGACCTGATAAATTAGACTCGACAACCATAAAGAAACCATTTAAACCTGTTAAAATTGATGATAATATTGATatgtctaaaattaaaattggtatACCAAGTGAGTATTATTGTGAAGGTATGAGTGAAGATGTGTTAGACGTATGGAGATGCGTTACAGATATGTTAGAGAAAGAAAAATGTCAAATCAGTAGAGTTTCGTTACCCCATACATCAGTCTCAATCGCTGTGTATTCAATATTGAACCAGTGTGAAGTAGCGAGTAATATGGCAAGGTATGATGGATTAGAATATGGATTAAGGGCAGCCGAAGATTATTCCACAGAAGAGTTGTATGCTTCAACACGGTCAGAAGGATTTAATAATGTTGTTAGATCCAGGATATTTGCtggtaattactttttattgacaagaaattatgaaaaatattttctaaaagctTTAAAGTTGAGAAGATTAATAGCAGATGATTTCAATCAAGTTTTCAATGGAGATAACTCAGTAGAGTTACTTTTGACACCAACAACATTATCGGAAGCtcctttatataaagattttaccTCAACACATAACAGAGATCAATGTGCCTTACAAGATTATTGCACACAACCTGCTAATATGGCTGGGATACCAGCCATTTCGATACCAATCAGATTATCAAAGAATAATATGCCTTTATCTATACAGCTAATGGGGCCATCTTTATGCGAGgaaataatgttaaatgtagCCAAGAAAATTGAAAGTTTAGTTGactttccaaatttaaaaatgtaa
- the LOC126778126 gene encoding cilia- and flagella-associated protein 206-like isoform X2, translating into MACDENVIKNMANEITRNCQSQNVIVDTDFVIYLIDLLLLNPKYGRMFSKTISRNNLETFVNDCVNMLTSSETSINTLKMQFIMRMNYDKLQNLIDKHLDSIDQCLRPLINEILEEDPVTEDDTAVKKLFRKISIYIILSSGLGNPGSIVTLKEGVAALESVFSLEDLKIFIALPRSEKMAQLIDLVQITSGVRLFNRDCKKGGEGIPDLPFNLVDAGKACLASLSNSLITVMQRVNSLTSAIADTITIQDETGNVIIDIPTNSELTENNYKQIFELLAFNRQYELYIRKLLSDVETMVQNGTHYVDKVKHVLEELHATVKYKAAVPVVTVFPLFTKLWRVWRSMQNIMYLMSTVNRLMSILGNISDQMKIPYHIIDKMLEGKNVVTDQDRMSDRVSITDRITLGSLKNYVAYGGSFTVVNDRNIQFLGFCALCLSVGALVPSNMKVGLIQSKGYRYGFCSVKMATRFSKDSQRYVNEVLEFARNNPHVINLLNILEEVKDVKTIDNLVTRVLPKTKISDKDIQTDTHPIDGHMEKNYSWDMWEWKRRACQWATIVNCRTHSTQTDYSHLRSEIHCQTVEPRDKCLQTKKDSGVNTNPHDEFLWGLRGKIGYGQHAMKLNEETNTEKEKARVVEICSWPCVTTEE; encoded by the exons atggCGTGCgatgaaaatgttattaaaaacatgGCGAACGAAATAACGCGAAATTGTCAATCACAAAACGTTATAGTTGATACAGATTTcgtcatttatttaatagatttacTTTTACTGAATCCAAAGTACGGACGGATGTTCTCTAAAACGATTAGTAGAAACAATTTAGAGACTTTCGTGAATGACTGTGTCAATATGCTTACca GCAGCGAAACTTCAATAAACACCTTAAAAATGCAATTCATAATGCGAATGAATTACGACAAATTACAAAATCTTATCGACAAACATTTAGACTCTATAGACCAATGTCTTCGACCACTTATTAATGAAATACTCGAAGAGGATCCTGTTACTGAAGATGATACGGCTGtaaagaaattatttagaaaGATATCGATATACATTATTCTATCCAGCGGACTTGGTAACCCGGGGTCTATTGTG ACCTTGAAAGAAGGAGTGGCAGCCTTAGAAAGCGTTTTCTCACTCGAggatcttaaaatatttatagctttGCCGAGATCAGAGAAAATGGCACAGTTAATAGATCTAGTGCAAATAACATCCGGGGTCAGGCTGTTTAATAGAGATTGTAAAAAAGGGGGCGAAGGGATTCCTGATC TACCATTCAATCTGGTGGACGCCGGGAAGGCATGTTTGGCTTCATTATCAAATTCCCTGATAACGGTTATGCAAAGAGTCAATTCCTTGACATCGGCGATAGCGGACACAATAACAATACAAGATGAAACGGGAAACGTTATTATCGATATACCAACAAACTCGGAATTGACCGA AAACAACTACAAGCAGATATTTGAATTACTCGCTTTCAATCGTCAATACGAATTGTATATTCGGAAATTGTTATCAGACGTTGAAACGATGGTACAAAATGGCACCCACTATGTCGATAAAGTAAAACATGTTCTGGAAGAATTACATGCTACAGTAAAGTATAAAGCTGCTGTGCCGGTTGTTACAGTTTTc cCTCTATTCACAAAACTCTGGAGAGTATGGCGTTCAATGCAAAATATAATGTACTTAATGTCAACTGTCAACCGGCTCATGTCTATCCTTGGTAACATCTCAGATCAGATGAAGATACCCTATCATATTATAGACAAAATGCTGGAGGGTAAGAACGTGGTAACTGACCAGGATCGGATGAGTGATCGAGTCAGTATCACTGACAGGATAACTCTGGGCTCGCTGAAGAATTATGTGGCTTACGGTGGTAGCTTTACTGTTGTGAATGACAGAAACATACAG tttctaGGCTTTTGTGCCTTATGTCTCAGTGTAGGAGCCCTGGTACCAAGCAATATGAAGGTTGGATTGATCCAGTCTAAAGGATACCGCTATGGGTTCTGCAGCGTGAAGATGGCGACTCGATTCAGTAAAGATTCTCAaag gtACGTCAACGAAGTTTTAGAGTTCGCCCGAAACAATCCACATGTTATCAATTTACTGAATATATTGGAAGAAGTCAAGGACGTGAAGACTATAGACAACCTCGTCACACGCGTTTTACcaaaaa CTAAAATATCAGATAAAGATATACAAACAGACACACATCCGATTGATGGGCACATGGAGAAGAACTATTCTTGGGACATGTGGGAGTGGAAGCGACGTGCCTGTCAATGG GCTACAATAGTCAACTGTCGAACTCATTCAACCCAAACGGACTACAGCCATCTTAGATCAGAGATACATTGTCAAACGGTTGAACCGCGCGATAAATGTCTGCAGACTAAGAAAGATTCTGGTGTTAATACTAATCCCCATGATGAATTCCTATGGGGTCTGAGAGGAAAAATCGGTTATGGACAACACGCTATGAAGTTGAATGAAGAAACTAACACAGAAAaggaaaaag CTCGAGTCGTAGAAATATGCAGTTGGCCGTGCGTGACTACAGAAGAATAA
- the LOC126778036 gene encoding uncharacterized protein LOC126778036: MTKITLEHTKYLFLARIPADAREDNESPISGVGSRRAEKPLNYEELWRQLIEKQNQNMMALISTLRPHESSRRFTLPEFKPDKEESDARSWCATVNICFEDNPPRGGQLIVVISKALKGTASSWLSHMSYPGISWPEFKDLFTARFISTDTCAGTLINLNSEKLKDNESLAACASRIITSLMSRWKDCTKEQIAVATALAHISQHDSRLQRLAFTTEITSRQQLQKELQAFSYQKRKAPAAEALSTTDSKRAKFYKQPTLKCFGCGKLGHRQAECRSKPKNYKPKSPVKTDVASTSHRVEKSTSIRCFKCGVLGHVASRCTAGTGSRGGNTSASTSAERRVDLCVVEPPTGYLQHRD, from the exons ATGAC TAAAATTACTTTGGAACATACGAAGTATTTATTTCTCGCCCGGATCCCTGCTGACGCCCGTGAAGATAACGAGTCTCCGATATCAGGAGTGGGATCTCGACGGGCTGAGAAACCGCTAAATTATGAAGAATTATGGCGACAACTTATTGAAAAACAGAACCAAAATATGATGGCGCTGATCTCTACGCTACGACCGCATGAATCAAGTCGTCGCTTCACTCTACCGGAATTCAAACCTGATAAAGAAGAAAGTGACGCGAGATCTTGGTGTGCAACAGTGAATATTTGTTTCGAAGACAACCCACCACGTGGCGGTCAACTCATTGTTGTCATTAGCAAGGCTCTGAAAGGTACCGCATCATCATGGTTGTCACATATGTCATACCCTGGGATATCGTGGCCGGAATTTAAGGACCTATTCACTGCAAGATTCATATCTACAGACACATGTGCAGGTACCCTCATTAACTTAAAtagtgaaaaattaaaagacaaCGAGTCATTAGCTGCATGCGCGAGTCGGATTATTACCTCATTGATGAGCCGTTGGAAAGATTGCACCAAAGAACAGATCGCCGTAGCAACCGCCCTAGCGCACATTTCTCAACACGACTCACGATTACAACGTCTTGCTTTTACAACGGAAATTACTTCCCGCCAGCAACTACAAAAAGAATTGCAGGCTTTCTCGTATCAAAAGCGAAAAGCTCCTGCAGCAGAGGCGTTGTCAACAACTGATAGCAAGCGAGCAAAATTTTACAAGCAGCCTACATTAAAGTGTTTTGGCTGTGGGAAATTGGGTCACCGGCAGGCTGAGTGTAGATCGAAGCCCAAAAACTACAAGCCAAAATCTCCTGTGAAGACTGACGTGGCTTCCACTTCTCATCGTGTAGAAAAATCAACGAGCATCAGATGTTTCAAGTGTGGAGTATTGGGACATGTGGCAAGCCGCTGTACTGCAGGAACTGGCTCCCGCGGTGGCAACACCAGCGCTAGTACATCGGCCGAGCGTCGTGTCGACCTGTGCGTAGTAGAACCTCCTACTGGATACCTTCAACATCGCG ATTAA
- the LOC126778291 gene encoding uncharacterized protein LOC126778291 — MKVNCSENESHYKLYEALAKREKLEQKALASLTSDVLKNLNINIEKLPQKSQNILGHVAESQSVLGIENLDAVSISLHRSREISDKLADEYEILKLKQKNAKFQAKINRNNRSIEELRKELESSRISLASQNPNPENTHDHIKQLKQKLVSYEENYEKAKSKYAVLAVPEAILPKSLTSQVTSLLALQEEASALKQRADDFLLMKEARDTFSRLRR, encoded by the exons ATGAAAGTAAATTGTAGTGAAAATGAaagtcattataaattatatgaagcaTTAGCTAAAAGAGAAAAATTGGAACAAAAAGCTTTGG catCTCTTACGTCAGATGTATTGAAAAATCTGAACATAAACATCGAAAAATTACCACAGAAATCTCAAAACATACTAGGACATGTTGCTGAAAGTCAATCGGTTTTGGGAATAGAAAATTTAGATGCAGTGTCGATATCCCTGCATCGTTCAAGAGAGATATCAGACAAACTCGCTGATGAATATGAAATACTCAAACTGAAACAGAAGAATGCTAAATTTCAAGCGAAAATTAACCGTAACAATAGATCAATAGAAGAACTACGCAAAGAATTGGAGTCGTCTAGAATCTCCTTGGCTAGTCAGAATCCGAATCCTGAGAACACACATGATCACATAAAGCAATTGAAACAGAAATTGGTGTCATATGAAGAGAACTATGAAAAGGCTAAG AGTAAATATGCGGTTCTAGCTGTACCAGAAGCGATTTTACCGAAATCTCTTACATCTCAAGTGACGTCACTTCTCGCCCTTCAAGAAGAAGCCTCGGCCTTGAAGCAGAGAGCTGATGACTTCTTACTAATGAAAGAAGCAAGAGATACATTTAGTAGGTTGAGaagatga